Proteins from one Planctomyces sp. SH-PL62 genomic window:
- a CDS encoding phosphatidylinositol-specific phospholipase C1-like protein, whose product MIAPRRPPALHHATALMLALAVGSIPRATADDVPDVRLNQIQVIGSHNSYHVEPAPGVLDLIARASARGAESLQYTHPPLAEQFEDRKIRQIELDVFADPDGGLFADPAIRKLAALTGKDVGPDPDPDGSLRRPGVKILHVAGVDYRTTALTLIEALSQVRSWSRLNPGHVPLFILLELKTAEESRIAGKPVPFDVDRIAELEAEILSVFPRPEILTPDDVRGDSATLPEAIRARGWPKLDEVRGRVIFALDNTGAEREAYLQGHPALAGRLMFASVDEGDPAAAWFKINDPIGRFDDIRRLVAAGFLVRTRADADTRQARDGSTVMRDRALASGAQFVSTDYPAADLRFTDYQVRLPGGVTARSNPVSGDRAWDGFDLERGR is encoded by the coding sequence ATGATCGCGCCCCGACGACCCCCCGCCCTGCACCACGCGACGGCCCTGATGCTGGCCCTGGCCGTCGGCTCCATCCCTCGGGCGACGGCCGACGACGTTCCCGATGTCCGGCTGAACCAGATCCAGGTGATCGGATCGCATAACTCGTACCACGTCGAGCCGGCCCCCGGCGTGCTCGACCTGATCGCCCGGGCCAGCGCCCGGGGGGCCGAGTCGCTCCAGTACACCCACCCGCCGCTGGCCGAGCAGTTCGAGGACCGGAAGATCCGGCAGATCGAGCTGGACGTCTTCGCCGACCCCGACGGCGGCCTCTTCGCCGACCCCGCGATCCGCAAGCTGGCCGCGCTGACCGGGAAGGACGTGGGCCCCGACCCCGACCCGGACGGGTCGCTCCGCCGACCGGGCGTGAAAATCCTGCACGTCGCGGGGGTCGATTACCGCACGACGGCCCTCACGCTGATCGAGGCGTTGAGCCAGGTCCGGTCGTGGTCGCGGCTGAATCCGGGGCACGTCCCGCTCTTCATCCTGCTGGAACTGAAGACGGCCGAGGAGTCGCGGATCGCGGGCAAGCCCGTCCCGTTCGACGTCGACCGGATCGCCGAGCTGGAGGCCGAGATCCTCTCGGTCTTCCCCCGCCCGGAAATCCTGACGCCCGACGACGTTCGCGGCGATTCGGCCACGCTCCCCGAGGCGATCCGCGCGCGCGGCTGGCCGAAGCTCGACGAGGTTCGGGGCCGCGTGATCTTCGCCCTCGACAACACGGGCGCCGAGCGCGAGGCCTATCTCCAGGGCCATCCCGCACTCGCCGGCCGGCTGATGTTCGCCAGCGTCGACGAGGGGGACCCGGCCGCCGCCTGGTTCAAGATCAACGACCCGATCGGCCGGTTCGACGACATCCGACGGCTGGTCGCCGCCGGCTTCCTCGTCCGCACCCGCGCCGACGCCGACACCCGCCAGGCCCGCGACGGCTCGACCGTCATGCGCGACCGGGCCCTCGCGAGCGGCGCCCAGTTCGTCAGCACCGACTACCCCGCGGCCGACCTCCGGTTCACCGACTACCAGGTCCGACTTCCCGGCGGCGTCACGGCCCGCTCCAACCCCGTCAGCGGCGACCGGGCGTGGGACGGCTTCGACCTGGAACGCGGGCGGTGA
- a CDS encoding serine hydrolase domain-containing protein, which translates to MRHRRDWLKSVASGMAATVAGSLGSGAWSGARGQEPARSAVRRDVRRPVAPTPGRNALRPVLEPWEVRLPEDPQTAALLETVRSRHKIPGMIGAILKGPAVVSIGATGVRKVDEADAIRINDLVHLGSCTKAMTATLLGTLFEEGLLTASSTLAAVFPEYADRLHPDFRDVTLSHLLTHRAGLPHDGDWWNLPGRTPTEKRYAALVDLCSVAPKSRPGTAYSYSNAGYVLAGLMAEQVTGATWEDLMRARVFEPLNMYSAGFGPPGSDRSSRDDDAPYGHHLVRGKLEAIRHDNPEVMGPAGTVHSTIADWAKFALAHLRGERQGAKLLRPETYRDLHTPLPGTSYAGGWMAADRPWAGGRALNHSGSNTMWFATVWLAPARDFGMLVAANQGGGTSDQACDEAVGALIGRYQASFATG; encoded by the coding sequence ATGCGGCATCGTCGCGATTGGTTGAAGTCGGTGGCGTCCGGTATGGCGGCGACCGTCGCCGGGTCGCTCGGTTCGGGAGCATGGTCAGGGGCGAGGGGTCAGGAGCCCGCCAGGTCAGCGGTCCGACGCGACGTCCGCAGGCCCGTCGCCCCCACTCCCGGACGGAACGCGCTTCGCCCGGTTCTGGAGCCCTGGGAGGTCCGGCTCCCGGAAGACCCCCAGACGGCCGCCCTCCTGGAGACGGTCCGAAGCCGGCACAAGATCCCCGGAATGATCGGCGCGATCCTCAAGGGGCCGGCCGTCGTCTCGATCGGCGCGACGGGCGTCCGCAAGGTCGACGAGGCCGACGCGATCCGCATCAACGACCTGGTCCACCTCGGCTCCTGCACCAAGGCGATGACGGCGACGCTCCTCGGCACGCTGTTCGAGGAAGGGCTGCTGACGGCGTCGAGCACCCTCGCCGCGGTCTTCCCGGAGTACGCCGACCGCCTGCACCCGGACTTCCGGGACGTCACCCTCTCCCACCTGTTGACCCACCGCGCGGGGCTCCCCCACGACGGCGACTGGTGGAACCTCCCCGGCCGGACGCCGACCGAGAAGCGGTACGCGGCCCTCGTCGATCTCTGCTCCGTCGCGCCCAAATCGCGACCGGGGACGGCCTACAGCTACTCGAACGCCGGCTACGTCCTGGCCGGGCTCATGGCCGAGCAGGTCACCGGCGCGACGTGGGAAGACCTGATGCGGGCTCGCGTCTTCGAGCCGCTCAACATGTACTCGGCCGGCTTCGGCCCGCCGGGCTCCGACCGCTCCTCGCGAGACGACGACGCCCCCTACGGCCACCACCTCGTCCGGGGCAAGCTCGAAGCGATCCGACACGACAACCCGGAGGTGATGGGACCGGCCGGAACCGTCCACTCCACGATCGCCGACTGGGCCAAGTTCGCCCTCGCCCACCTGCGGGGCGAACGCCAGGGGGCCAAGCTCCTCCGCCCGGAAACCTATCGCGACCTCCATACGCCCCTCCCCGGCACGAGCTACGCCGGCGGCTGGATGGCCGCCGACCGCCCCTGGGCCGGGGGCCGCGCCCTGAACCACTCCGGGAGCAACACCATGTGGTTCGCCACCGTCTGGCTCGCCCCGGCCCGCGACTTCGGCATGCTCGTGGCCGCCAACCAGGGGGGAGGGACCAGCGACCAGGCCTGCGACGAGGCCGTCGGCGCCCTCATCGGCCGCTACCAGGCCTCCTTCGCGACGGGCTGA